In Bombus huntii isolate Logan2020A chromosome 3, iyBomHunt1.1, whole genome shotgun sequence, a single genomic region encodes these proteins:
- the LOC126864089 gene encoding dual specificity mitogen-activated protein kinase kinase 4 encodes MTENRGNFSTPTNQSSSRPFNFQHLDFGSINDVQNEMSEKRRQFKLNFQTQGSNISLNNSTNSSISNSTGSAACLPISSRPNLPLSLPKLPVRPCTAVPQELPDKARDKLRMCQSMQSTGKLQLSPNVVYDFTSEDLQDLGEIGRGGFGTVNKMIHRISDTVMAVKRIRSTVDEREQKQLLMDLEVVMKSNECPCIVQFYGALFKEGDCWICMELMDTSLDIFYKFIHEVLKERIPERILGKITVATVKALNYLKEKLRIIHRDVKPSNILLDRHGNIKLCDFGISGQLVDSIARTRDAGCRPYMAPERIDPQRAKGYDVRSDVWSLGITLMEIATGYFPYPKWNSVFEQLYQVVQGDPPRLSPNENGNHFTMDFVNFVNTCLIKEETQRPKYNKLLEHPFIRKAEEDTVDVSAYISGVLDNMVLRGLTPFTTNRH; translated from the exons atgaCGGAGAATCGGGGGAATTTTTCAACTCCAACGAATCAAA gTTCTAGCAGACCATTTAATTTTCAACATTTGGATTTTGGATCTATTAACGATGTTCAAAATGAAATGTCAG aaaaaagaagacaatTCAAACTTAATTTTCAAACACAAGGAAGTAATATATCACTTAATAATTCAACAAACTCTTCTATTTCTAATTCAACTGGAAGTGCAGCTTGTTTACCAAT ATCTTCTCGTCCAAATTTACCTTTATCTTTGCCTAAACTACCAGTGAGACCTTGTACTGCAGTTCCACAAGAACTGCCTGATAAAGCAag gGATAAATTACGAATGTGTCAATCAATGCAAAGTACTGGAAAATTACAGCTATCACCAAATGTAGTATATGATTTTACAAGTGAAGATCTTCAAGATTTGGGAGAAATAGGACGAGGAGGGTTTGGTACTGTAAATAAAATGATCCATAGGATAAGTGATACTGTTATGGCTGTGAag AGAATTCGTTCCACAGTGGATGAAAGGGAGCAAAAACAATTATTAATGGATTTAGAGGTTGTAATGAAGTCTAATGAATGTCCATGCATTGTGCAATTTTATGGAGCTCTATTCAAAGAG GGTGACTGTTGGATTTGTATGGAACTCATGGACACCTcattagatatattttataagttTATTCATGAGGTATTAAAGGAAAGAATACCAGAACGTATTTTAGGAAAAATTACTGTTGCCACAGTAAAGGCGTTGAATTACCTCAAGGAAAAACTAAGAATAATTCATAGAGATGTAAAACCTAGTAATATTCTGTTAGATCGACATGGTAATATCAAACTATGCGATTTTGGTATATCAGGACAGTTGGTAGATTCTATTGCACGAACTCGAGATGCTGGATGTAGACCATATATGGct cCAGAGAGGATAGATCCTCAACGTGCAAAGGGTTACGACGTTAGAAGTGATGTGTGGTCATTAGGTATTACATTAATGGAAATTGCGACTGGTTATTTTCCATATCCAAAGTGGAATTCAGTTTTTGAACAACTTTATCAAGTAGTTCAGGGTGATCCACCACGCTTATCTCCTAATGAAAATGGAAATCATTTTACTATGGATTTTGTGAATTTTGTGAATACATG TTTAATTAAGGAAGAGACACAGCGGCCGAAATACAACAAATTACTAGAACATCCTTTCATCAGAAAAGCAGAAGAAGATACTGTTGATGTTTCAGCTTATATAAGTGGTGTTCTTGATAACATGGTTCTCAGGGGATTGACACCTTTTACCACTAATCGGCATTAA
- the LOC126864091 gene encoding monocyte to macrophage differentiation factor 2 isoform X3: MRIKWMNPPACSNEAYIPTSVEHMANVATHGIWVVPSVIGSLELVRRSMTWTQLVSAYVYGTSLILIFTVSTFFHSVHYCNNNRHLKETLHRCDRAMIYIFIAASYFPWLNVDHFPNDELLFTMRYVVWIMAILGILYQQIFHEQYKMLETIFYLIIGIGPSYAIINAYHQYNITELKLGGLFYIFGIAFFKSDGRIPCAHAIWHLFVAVAAGFHYYAILNHVFPAVCLSDNFMTADVSSLPKLLKSHTEEL, encoded by the exons aataaaatggaTGAATCCTCCAGCATGTAGTAACGAAGCATATATACCTACTTCTGTAGAACACATGGCAAATGTAGCTACTCATGGGATTTGggttgtaccatcagttataGGTAGCTTGGAATTGGTTCGCCGCTCTATGACATGGACCCAATTGGTATCAGCTTATGTATATGGCACATCCTTGATTCTTATTTTTACGGTCTCAACATTTTTCCATAGTGTACATTACTGCAATAATAATAG aCACCTTAAAGAAACACTTCATCGTTGTGATCGTGCCatgatttacatttttattgcTGCTAGTTATTTTCCTTGGTTAAATGTAGATCACTTTCCAAATgatgaattattatttacaatgCGTTATGTTGTTTGGATTATGGCAATATTGGGTATACTGTATCAACAAATCTTCCATGAACAATATAAAATGttagaaacaattttttatttaattataggAATTGGTCCTAGTTATGCAATTATTAATGCA TATCATCAATATAACATTACTGAATTAAAATTGGGAGGactgttttatatttttggcATTGCGTTTTTTAAATCTGATGGAAGAATACCATGTGCACATGCAATTTGGCACCTTTTTGTTGCTGTAGCAGCTGGTTTTCATTATTATGCCATACTAAATCATGTCTTTCCTGCAGTCTGTCTGTCAGATAATTTTATGACAGCAGATGTATCATCATTACCAAAACTGTTGAAATCTCATACTGAAGAGTTAtaa
- the LOC126864091 gene encoding monocyte to macrophage differentiation factor 2 isoform X4: MNPPACSNEAYIPTSVEHMANVATHGIWVVPSVIGSLELVRRSMTWTQLVSAYVYGTSLILIFTVSTFFHSVHYCNNNRHLKETLHRCDRAMIYIFIAASYFPWLNVDHFPNDELLFTMRYVVWIMAILGILYQQIFHEQYKMLETIFYLIIGIGPSYAIINAYHQYNITELKLGGLFYIFGIAFFKSDGRIPCAHAIWHLFVAVAAGFHYYAILNHVFPAVCLSDNFMTADVSSLPKLLKSHTEEL; this comes from the exons aTGAATCCTCCAGCATGTAGTAACGAAGCATATATACCTACTTCTGTAGAACACATGGCAAATGTAGCTACTCATGGGATTTGggttgtaccatcagttataGGTAGCTTGGAATTGGTTCGCCGCTCTATGACATGGACCCAATTGGTATCAGCTTATGTATATGGCACATCCTTGATTCTTATTTTTACGGTCTCAACATTTTTCCATAGTGTACATTACTGCAATAATAATAG aCACCTTAAAGAAACACTTCATCGTTGTGATCGTGCCatgatttacatttttattgcTGCTAGTTATTTTCCTTGGTTAAATGTAGATCACTTTCCAAATgatgaattattatttacaatgCGTTATGTTGTTTGGATTATGGCAATATTGGGTATACTGTATCAACAAATCTTCCATGAACAATATAAAATGttagaaacaattttttatttaattataggAATTGGTCCTAGTTATGCAATTATTAATGCA TATCATCAATATAACATTACTGAATTAAAATTGGGAGGactgttttatatttttggcATTGCGTTTTTTAAATCTGATGGAAGAATACCATGTGCACATGCAATTTGGCACCTTTTTGTTGCTGTAGCAGCTGGTTTTCATTATTATGCCATACTAAATCATGTCTTTCCTGCAGTCTGTCTGTCAGATAATTTTATGACAGCAGATGTATCATCATTACCAAAACTGTTGAAATCTCATACTGAAGAGTTAtaa
- the LOC126864091 gene encoding monocyte to macrophage differentiation factor 2 isoform X2, giving the protein MFWNIWNVYYHQIIKWMNPPACSNEAYIPTSVEHMANVATHGIWVVPSVIGSLELVRRSMTWTQLVSAYVYGTSLILIFTVSTFFHSVHYCNNNRHLKETLHRCDRAMIYIFIAASYFPWLNVDHFPNDELLFTMRYVVWIMAILGILYQQIFHEQYKMLETIFYLIIGIGPSYAIINAYHQYNITELKLGGLFYIFGIAFFKSDGRIPCAHAIWHLFVAVAAGFHYYAILNHVFPAVCLSDNFMTADVSSLPKLLKSHTEEL; this is encoded by the exons aataaaatggaTGAATCCTCCAGCATGTAGTAACGAAGCATATATACCTACTTCTGTAGAACACATGGCAAATGTAGCTACTCATGGGATTTGggttgtaccatcagttataGGTAGCTTGGAATTGGTTCGCCGCTCTATGACATGGACCCAATTGGTATCAGCTTATGTATATGGCACATCCTTGATTCTTATTTTTACGGTCTCAACATTTTTCCATAGTGTACATTACTGCAATAATAATAG aCACCTTAAAGAAACACTTCATCGTTGTGATCGTGCCatgatttacatttttattgcTGCTAGTTATTTTCCTTGGTTAAATGTAGATCACTTTCCAAATgatgaattattatttacaatgCGTTATGTTGTTTGGATTATGGCAATATTGGGTATACTGTATCAACAAATCTTCCATGAACAATATAAAATGttagaaacaattttttatttaattataggAATTGGTCCTAGTTATGCAATTATTAATGCA TATCATCAATATAACATTACTGAATTAAAATTGGGAGGactgttttatatttttggcATTGCGTTTTTTAAATCTGATGGAAGAATACCATGTGCACATGCAATTTGGCACCTTTTTGTTGCTGTAGCAGCTGGTTTTCATTATTATGCCATACTAAATCATGTCTTTCCTGCAGTCTGTCTGTCAGATAATTTTATGACAGCAGATGTATCATCATTACCAAAACTGTTGAAATCTCATACTGAAGAGTTAtaa
- the LOC126864093 gene encoding 28S ribosomal protein S7, mitochondrial codes for MLCGRTFNSLILFSLRHNLEYGVQFYSVFPPNFVEPIYKKDEQEVIFKETADKKFAHVPIKPAYTSATCSEFHDKLVRKFTNYIMREGKKQLARRLLDETFENIKIIKLNEYYNSPPEYRENIILDPKIIFYQAVENCTPVLELRKILRGGITYQVPVPMNANRAQFLSMNWLIRSAQDKGNAEKLPDVLAREIIDAANNKGRVIKKKHDLHKQCEANRAYAHYRWL; via the exons atGCTCTGTGGAAGAACATTTAATTCATTAATACTATTTAGTTTAAG GCACAATTTAGAATATGGTGTCCAATTTTATAGTGTGTTTCCTCCAAATTTTGTAGAACCAATTTATAAGAAAGATGAGCAAGaagtaatatttaaagaaacagcAGATAAAAAATTTGCTCATGTACCAATAAAACCAGCTTATACTTCTGCGACATGTTCTGAATTTCATGATAAACTGGTTag AAAATTCACAAATTATATTATGAGAGAAGGTAAAAAACAGTTGGCCAGAAGATTATTAGATGAaacttttgaaaatattaagataataaaattgaacgaATATTACAATAGCCCACCTGAATATAGAGAAAATATCATATTGGAcccaaaaataattttctatcaaGCTGTAGAAAATTGTACACCTGTTTTAGAGCTACGGAAAATATTAAGAGGTGGAATAACTTATCAG gTTCCTGTACCAATGAATGCAAATAGAGCTCAATTTTTATCTATGAATTGGCTAATTCGAAGTGCACAAGACAAGGGGAATGCCGAAAAACTTCCTGATGTATTGGCGAGAGAGATTATTGATGCTGCGAACAATaaa GGACGAgttattaaaaagaaacatGATTTACATAAGCAATGTGAAGCAAATCGAGCTTATGCACATTATAGGTGGTTGTag
- the LOC126864094 gene encoding transmembrane protein 186-like, translating into MNILTFHFSKQLRWHSYNSINDIIRRYNHASNKKYSTSSTIKSNKFPDYKIIYMFSYAMCPYIFNKFKRNYTITAGALIPVTASLQMLDFMSSMENLSFTACNCLLVLMLHTIGFTCNNLVGTIYVKDKDDSENQNVIISYINYWGKRIDLRTTVDDIIPFTENFMNTSKSLYKILKIKSCKQTLKVYTKYGKVTEEASFSNIFG; encoded by the exons ATGAATATACTTACATTCCATTTTTCCAAGCAACTAAGATGGCACTCCTATAATAGtattaatgatataattaGACGATATAATCATGCatcaaataaaaagtataGTACATCATCAACAATCAAATCAAACAAATTCCCggattataaaataatttatatgttttCTTATGCCATGTGTccttatattttcaataaatttaagCGAAATTACACAATTACTGCAGGTGCACTTATACCAGTGACTGCATCTTTACAAATGTTAGATTTCATGTCATCCATGGAAAATTTAAGTTTTACAGCTTGTA ATTGTTTGTTAGTCCTTATGTTACATACTATTGGTTTTACATGTAATAATTTAGTTGGAACAATATATGTAAAAGACAAAGATGATTCAGAAAATCAAAATGttataatatcatatataaattattgggGTAAAAGAATAGATTTAAGGACAACTGTCGATGATATTATTCCTTTCACGGAAAATTTCATGAATACTTCTAAGTCGTTATATAAAATCTTAAAAATTAAGTCTTGTAAACAAACACTGAAAGTGTATACAAAATATGGAAAAGTCACAGAAGAAGCTagtttttctaatatttttggATAA